In Buchnera aphidicola (Cinara curtihirsuta), the genomic window CTACCAAATCTTTCAGTATGTGATTTTACAGAATTTAGTACTACATCCCCCGACCGAACAACACCTGAATAAACACGAAAAAAAGTTAAGTTTCCAACAAAAGCATCAGATGCAATTTTAAATGCAAGAGCAGAAAAAGGTTGTTTATCATCAGAACTTCTAAATAAAGTAGTATTTTTTTTATCTTTTATAAAATTTTTAGTTTCATCAATATCTTTAGGAGAAGGTAAATATTCAATGATAGCATCTAATAAAGCTTGTACACCCTTATTTTTAAATGCAGATCCACAAGTTATCAAAGTAATTTCATTGTTTAATGCTCTTTTTCTCAATCCTATTTTAATATCTTGTTCTTTTAAATCTTCATCTTGCAAATATTTTTCCATTAAATCATCATCTGCTTCAGCTGCAATTTCTACTAAATTTATATGCCATTTTTTAGAAATAGGTAATAACTCTTTTGGAATCTCATAATATTTAAATGTTATACCCTGATCTTTTTGAGACCATTTTATTGCTTTCATTTTTACTAAATCAACAATACCTAAAAAATTTTCTTCAGAACCAATAGATAACTGGATTGGGACAGCTATAGTATGTAAACGTGTATGAATTTGATTAACAACTTTAAAAAAATCCGCTCCCATTCTATCCATTTTATTTATAAAAGCAATTCTTGGTACTTTATATTTATTTGCCTGTCTCCATACCGTCTCTGATTGGGGTTGAACCCCTCCAACAGCGCAGTAAATCATTACTACTCCATCTAATATTCTCATTGATCTTTCTACTTCAATTGTAAAATCAACATGACCTGGGGTATCAATAATATTAATTCGATGTGGTAAAAATTGATTAGCCATTCCTGACCAAAAAGTAGTCGTTGCTGCGGAAGTTATTGTAATCCCTCTTTCTTGCTCTTGAACCATCCAGTCCATAGTAGCTGCGCCATCATGAACTTCTCCAATTTTATGATTAATGCCAGTATAAAACAATATACGTTCAGTCGTAGTTGTTTTACCTGCATCAATATGTGCACTAATACCAATATTTCGATATTGAGTAACAGGTGTTATACGTACCATAAAAATCCTCTTATTAATATAAGATCTATAATAAAATAATTTTACATATTTATATATATAAAAATATTTTTATAAATAAAATTACCAACGATAATGTGCAAATGCTTTATTTGCATCAGCCATTTTATGAACCTCTTCACGTTTACGTACAGCTGAACCTTTATTTTCTATAGCATCTGCTAATTCATTAGTTAATCGTATTGACATAGACTTATCTGTACGTTTACGAGCAGCTTCTACAATCCATCTCATTGCTAAAGCATTCCTTCTTACTGGACGAACTTCTACTGGAACCTGATAAGTAGACCCTCCAACACGACGTGATTTTACTTCTACAAGTGGCTTTACATTATCTAATGCTGATATAAAAATATCTAATTCTTTTTTATTCATTTTTTTAGATAAAGTTGATAGTGCTGAATAAACAATTTCTTCAGCAATAGACTTTTTACCATTAACCATTAATATATTAATAAATTTAGCTAATAAATCTGAAGAAAATTTAGGATCTGGTAAAATTTTACGCTGTCCTATTATGTGACGACGTGGCATATATACACTCCTTTAAAATATCTATGTTTTTAATTTTTTAACACCATATTTAGATCTACCTTTTTTTCGATCCTTAACACCCGAACAATCTAACGAACCTCTAACTACATGATATCGTACACCAGGTAAATCTTTTACTCGTCCTCCACGTATTAAAATAACTGAATGTTCCTGTAAATTATGACCTTCTCCTCCAATATAAGCTGTTACTTCATAACCATTAGTTAATCGAACACGACAAACTTTTCTCAATGCAGAATTTGGTTTTTTAGGTGTTGTAGTATATACTCTGGTACATACTCCTCTTTTTTGAGGACAACCAGATAAAGCAGGAACATTACTTTTTACTAATTTTCGTACTCTTGGAGTACGTACTAGTTGATTAATAGTAGACATATATTCTCCTTAATACTCTATTTTTATATATTAAAATTATTAAAAATATTATACCGAATAAAGTAGTATAATAAAAATCATTCAATATATATTGTATTAATTTTACCTTTTAAAATAATTACCAAGTCATGTTTCTATTATGACTTAATGTTAATAATACAAAACTACAATAGTTAATCATAATTAATTGATTTTTTTTAGCTAATTTTAAAAAACCTCTAGCGGATAAATCATTTTCTAAAAAATAAATTAAATTAAAATTTTTATAAAATTTTTCTAAAAAAATATTATCTATAACTCCTAATATTACGCCATCCTGAAGACAAATTAAATCATCACACGCAGAACTAAATGAAAACAAAGATGACATAGATATATCATACGGAGAATTTAATAAAATATGTAACATAAATTTTTTATTATCACCACTTAAAAATAAAATCAAATTTATTAATTTTTTTTTGAATATAAAAACTATTTAAAAATTTTACTGGTAATAAAAATTTATCATTATCTTTTAAACCTCTCTGATAAGCAGAATTTTTACAAAAAAAAAATCTTTTATATCATATAATGATAAAATTTTAAAAGAAAGAGAATAATTATGTAATTTAATTAAACTTGGTTTTTGATGTAACATTAATTGAAATACACCATCATCAATAAAAAATAAAGAAATTTTGTTACTAAATAAGGAAAAGGATAAAATAAAATCTAATCCTTCTCTACTAATACTATTTCCATGCGGGGCTTTAGAAAAAACAAAAGCAATAGATTTCATTAGATTAAACTTTTATTTAAAATTAAAATTGTATAATACGATCACAATTATTTATAGAATAAGATAATTCACTTAAACTAGTTAAGTTAAATGAAGATGAATAAATTTCTTGAATATATTTAGACTTAATAATAGACTTGTTTAATAATATTCCTCGTCTATATGCAGAACTAGGACAAATACATAATTTTAAATTATATTTTTCTTTTAGATTTATCCATCCTTTTAATATATTAAACTCATTTATAGGAGGAGAAATCATAATGTTAGCGTTATACACACCTGAAGAATAAAAAAAAATTTTTTTTATATGGTGATTTAAAAAAAGAATAGATTTAACAAATAAAAAAGCAGTTATAGAGTTCTGAGTTCCATAAGGTGGGCCAGTTACAAAAAGAATAAAGTTCATATTAATACCATTATTAATCGGATTTATATAAAAAAATAAAACATATTATACATATAACTATAAACATTTAATTTTTAATAATTAATTAAAATTAATGATATAAATATACATTTATAAAAACAATGAAATTATATTTAAAAAATATAAATTTTTTTTATTTAAAAAAAATTACTATTTTTTTTAAAGTATTATTTTATTAATTATATTAAATTTAATACACTAAAAATTTTCTTTAAATTATTTTTACTATAATTCAATGCAGTCTTTTTTCCAAACTTTAAAATATCAATTAAATAATCTTCATTTTTTCTAAAATAAAAATATGATTTCTGTATCTTAAAAATTGTATCACAAATAACATCTGATAATATTTTTTTAAAGCTAGAATATTGATAAAATTTAAATCTCTTTTCTAGAATAGAAATATTAGTATCTGTTAAAGATGAAAAAATTGATAACAAATTAGAAATACCTGGTTTTTTTTCAGGATCAAATATAATTTGAGATGGGTTATCAGAATCCGTTAATGATTGTTTTATTTTTAAATATATAACATCTATTTTATCTAATAAAAAAATTGTATTATTTACATTTATATCTGATTTAGACATTTTTTTTTTAGGATTTTGTAAAGCCATAATTTTAGATCCTATTGATTCTATTAAAATATCTGGTATAATAAAAATATTATCATATATAGAATTAAAACGAAGAGCAATTTTTCTTACTAGTTCTATATGTTGTTTTTGATCCAAACCAACAGAAACAAAATTAGTATTATATAATAAAATATCAGCAGCCATTAAAACAGGATAAGAAAATAAAGACAAATTAATTTGTGTATTATTATATAATAATCTTTTCTTAAATTGTGTCATACGAGATAATTCACCAAAATAAACAAAATTACTCAAAATCCAATATAATTGACTATGTGTATATACATGAGATTGTAAAAAAATTACACTATTATTAGGATCTACACCACATGATAAATATAAAGCTACCATATCCAAAATATTACTAGAAAAAAAATCTTTTGTATTATCTTGTTTAAGAGTAGTTAATGAATGTAAATCAGCAATACAAAAAAAGCATTGATAATCTTTCTGAATATTTTTCCATCTATACATAGTTCCGCAATAATTACCTAAAGTAGGTAAACCAGTTGGTTGAATACCTGTAAACATAATGTCTTTTTTTTTAAAATCTAACATATATAAAAAAATCCTTAAAAAATATTTTTTAAAAATGTATAGCATACATATTTATATAAACTATAAAATCAAATTAAAATATTTTTAAAATCTTCTATAGCTTGTACACAATCATTAGAATGAAAAATAGCTGATCCAATTACTAAAATATCAGCACCTGAATGTATAACGCTTGAAAAATTTGATAAATTAATCCCTCCATCTACCGATAATAAAATATTTCTTTTTTTTTTATTAATTAAATAACGTATATATTTAATTTTTTTTAAAATATGTTTTAAAAAACACTGTCCTCCAAAACCAGGATTAACCGCCATTACTAATATTAAATCTAATTCATCAATTACATAATCTAAAAAATTTAAAGAAGTCGCAGGATTTAAAGCAATTCCAACTCCACAACCAATATTTTTAATGATTCGTATAGTTTTATCTAAATGATTAGTAGTTTCAGGGTGAATAGTAATAAATTTTACATTTAAATTATAGAATAAGGAAATTAAAGAATCTACCGGAGAAGCCATTAAATGCACGTCAATTTGAACTGGAATTTTATTATTTTTTATAGACTGTAATATTATAGGACCCATAGTAAGATTAGGAACATAATGATTATCCATAACATCAAAATGAATAAGATTACAACCAGCATGTAAAACTTTTCGTATATCATTTTCTAAATTACAAAAATTTGCAGATAAAATTGACGGAACAATTAAAAAATTTTTCATACATTTCCTATATTATAACAGTTAATATATAATTTTTAATGAAAAATATTTATAAAAATAAAATTATAAATAATTATAAATATACAATAAATAACTTAATTAAATTTTTAAAAAATATATTTTTTTTGAAATTTTTTAATAGACTTTAAAAGAAAGTTTTGATCTATAGAAGAAAAAATTTTTACTTTACCTATAGTAACAGGTAAAATTAAACGAATAATTCCATTTAATACTTTTTTATCTCGCAACATTAAAAAAAGATAGTCATTTGGTTTCATATTTTTAGGTCCTATTATTGGTAAACCAATGTTATGAAAAATTTTTATTATTCTAAATAAATCATCTTCTTTTAAAATATTTAACTGAAAAGATAAGTATGATGCCATTATAATACCAACTGAAACAGCATCACCATGTAACCATTTTCCATAACCTGTATAAGTTTCAATAGCGTGAGCAAAACTATGTCCTAAATTCAAAAAAGCTCGTGAACTATTTTCTTTTTCATCATTTTCAACAATTCGTACTTTTAATTCACAACATTTTTTTATACAAAATAAAAGTTCATTTTCATATAAATTTAATATTTTTAATAAATTTTTTTCTAACCATATAAAAAAATTATAATCAAAAATAATTGCATATTTAATAATTTCAGCTATACCTGAAATAATATGTTTTTTAGGTAAAGTTAAAAGAAAATCAATATCAATTAATACACCTTTAGGTTGCCAAAATGAACCAATCATATTCTTTCCTAAAGAATGATTAATACCAGTTTTTCCTCCTATAGAAGCATCAACTTGAGCTAATAAAGTAGTGGGAATCTGAAAAAAATTAACTCCTCTTTGATATATTGATGCAACAAAACCTGTAATATCACCAACAACTCCACCACCTAAAGCTATTAATGATAAATTACGACCATATGATTTTTTTAATAAAAAGGATATTATTTTTTCAACAGTTTTAAAATTTTTAAAATTCTCCCCATCTTTAATTAAAAAAAATTTTATATCTTTAATATAATTATAAAAATTAGTTTTTAATTTATTTTTTAAAATAATATTATATACATTTTCATTTATAATTATGACACTATTTTTATTACTTAAAAAAAAAGATGATATAGATTCATCTTTTAACAATTGACTACCAATATATATATCATAACTATTAAAATTTAAATTTACATGTACTTTATCTATCATAATATAAACTCTTATTTAATTTAAAAAAATTAAAATCATTAAATTAATTTAACAAATTACTCGTGCGTATATAATATATAATATCAGATATAATTGATTTTACTTTTTTATTATAAGTATCAATAATAATATGAGAAATATTTTTGTATAAAGGATCACGTATTTGAAACAAATCATGTAATATTTTTTTATTTTTATTATTATTGTTAGACAACAAAGGTCTTTTTTTATCAATTTTAGTTCTATTGAATTGTTCATTAACAGTTGCTCGTAAATATACAACAGTACCTCTAGAAAATAAAAAATCCCTTGATTTAGATGATAATATTGACCCCCCTCCTGTAGCTAATATTATACCTTTTTTATTAGTTAATTCATTAATAATTTTTTCTTCACGTATACGAAATTCTGATTCACCTTCTACCTCAAAAACCCAATCTATATCTGCACCAGTTCTTTTTTCGATTTCAATATCAGAATCATAAAATTGCATATTTAACAATTTAGATAAACCACGACCGATAGTACTTTTTCCAGCTCCCATTGGACCAACTAAAAAAATATTTTTTTTTTTATCTTTATTCATACATACCTTCTAAAATTATTAATAACTATTAAATATAATTATATTTTTACTAAAAAAGTAAAATTTTAATAACTAAAATAAAAATTTAAAAAAATAAAATATAAAAATTATCAATATAAAATTATATAATATAATAAAAAACTTGATTTTAAAAACACTTTTTAATATGATAAATAATTAATATTATATTATACAGGTGAGATGTCTGAGAGGTTTAAGGAGCATGCCTGGAAAGCGTGTATATTTTAAAAAGTATCAAGGGTTCGAATCCCTTTCTCACCAAAAAAAATCAATATAATAATATCAATGTAATTATTATTTCATTCATTAAATTTATTTATTTTTATTAATAATTAATAATATGAATGTTTACCAGAAACATGATTAGTAATATCACTTACACCAGATATTTCAGGAAAATGTTTAATTAATCTTTTTTCTATTCCTATTTTTAAAGTTTGATCTATCATAGAACATCCATTACATCCTCCAGAAAATTTTATAATTGCTATACCAGTATTACTAATTCCAATTAAAATAACTGAACCACCATGTAATAAAAGCTTTGGATTAATTTTAGTAGATAAAAATCTTTTTACATTAAATTCTAACTGAGAAAATTTTTTTGATTTTTTTAATATTTTTGCATAAGGAGCTTTTAAAGTAATTTGTGTACCTAAATCATTTTCTATTATATCTATGATAGTATTTTTTAAAAATGGAAGCATAAATTTAGAAATATAAATATTAAATTTACTAAAAGATATTACTTCATCATTTATATCATCAATATCTTGATGATCGCAATAAGACATGCCACATTCGGCGTACATAGTACCTGGAGAGTTAACAAAAATTCTAATATTTGTATTACTTTTTTTTTTAGATAATAATTTAACAATATATTTTTCAGCTAAATCAGAAATTGTAATCACAGAATTATCCTTTATAATATGTTATTGTATAATAATATAAATAAACATATTTATATTAATACAATCATAATAATATACAAAATTTTTATTAATTAAATTATTGTTAAAAAATTAATTAATAATAAAAAATTTATAAATCAAATGAAAAAAAAAATACATTGGTCTATTATAGGAAAAGGGGAAATAAATATAGTTTTTTTTCATGGATGGGGTATACACTCTATTGCTTGGAGTAAAATTATTCCAATATTAAAACTATCTTTTACATTACATGTAATTGATTTACCGGGATTTGGAAAAAGCGTTAATTGTTCAGTTATGAATTTTAAAGAAATATCTAATTATTTATTAAAAAAAATAAAAAATAAAGTAATATGGTTAGGATGGTCTATGGGGGGACTGATTGCTCATTATATGAGTTTAAATTATCCCAATTATACTATTGCTATGGTTCATGTAACTTCATCACCTTATTTTATAAAACAAAAAGAATGGTTAGGTGTATCAAAAAATACATTAAAAACAATAAAAAAAAATATATTTACTAATTACAATAAATTTTTAAAACAATTCATTATATTACATGTTTTTGATAAAAAAATTAAAAATTTATCAATAAATAATTTGTTTTTGAAAAAATATCCTAATCCAAAAAAAAAAGCTATTGAAATAGGATATCAGTGGTTAACAGAAATTGATCAAAGAAATGAAGTGCTCTCAAATAGCATTCCAATACTTAAAATATATGGTGAATTGGATAAAATTGTACCTCGAGAAATATGTTATAAAATAAATTATATACATAAAAATAGCAATTCTGTTATCATTAAAGGAGCTAAACATGCTCCTTTTTTATCACATCCTAATATTTTTTGTAATATTTTAAAAAAATTTATTAAAAATAAAAAAATTGATAATTAAAATTAAAATATATTTAATAACAACAGTAATATTAATAAAAAAAAATTAATAAATAATTAAAAAGGAATATCTTCATCATCAAAATCAATCTTAGATGTTGTATCTACTAAATGAGATTTGTTTTTATATTCTGAAGAAATATCATCATTCGATAATTTATTTGTTCTAATAGATTTATTTTTATTATTTGATATATTCTGAATTTTATCAATAGATGTATTCGATACATTATTTGTATTACGTGAACCTAACATTTGCATGGATCCTGTAACACTAACAATAACTTCTGTTGTATATCGATCTAATCCATTTTGATCTTTCCATTTACGTGTTTGCAAAGATCCTTCAATATAAACTTGAGATCCTTTTTTTAAATATTGACCTGAAATTTCAGCAATTTTTCCAAATAAAACTACTCTATGCCATTCAGTTTTTTCTTTTGTTTCGCCTGTATTCTTATCTTTCCATATATCAGAAGTAGCAATAGTAATATTGACTACTGCTCCACCATTAGGCATATAACGTACATCCGGGTCCTGTCCTAAATAACCAATTAAAATAACTTTATTCACACCTCTACTAGCCATAAAATTTAACCTGAATGTAATGAATATAAATATATAAATATAAAAAATTATATCATAAAATATAAAAATATTTTATACTTCTAACTATTTTAATTAAATCAAATATATATAGATTTAATTATCTATTTATATAAAAATATATTATAAAAATAGATATATATAAAAATTATTTAACTCACTATTATATTTTAAAATAAAAGAAAAAAAATACAACTTTTATATTAAAAAAATATATTATTTAATATTACTATATAAAAAAATCAATATAAAATATGAAAAATAATTACTCAAATAAATTTTCTGTTGCTCCTATGTTAAAATATACAGATCCACATTGTCTATTTTTTTATCGACAATTAACAAAAAATACTCTTTTATACACTGAAATGATTACTACACAAAAAATGTTACATTCAAAAAATTTATTTAAAAAAAAACAAATAAAAAATAATTACCCTATAGCAATACAACTAGCCGGAAATAACCCAAAACATATTGCAAAATGTGCAAAAATAGCATACAAAATGGGTTTTAATGAAATAAATTTAAATATTGGATGTCCTTCTAAACATGCTCAACTAGGTAATTTTGGTGTATGTTTAATGCATAAACCTATTTTAGTATATGAATTAATTAAATCCATATATTTTACAGTACCTATTCCAATAAGTGTTAAAATTAGAATAGGAACTAATAAAAAAAATGATTATCAATCTCTTAAAAATTTTATTAAAAAGGTATCAAAAAATAAATATTGTATTAAATTTATTATTCATGCTAGGATTGCTGATTTAAAAATACAAAGCCCTAAAAAAAATCGCAGAATACCTTTATTAAATTATAATTATGTATATAAAATTAAAAAAGATCTGCCACATTTGATAATTATTATTAATGGAGGAATAAAATCTATTTTAGAAATAAAACAACATTTACAAAATGTAGATGGAGTTATGATGGGAAGAGAAATATATAAAAATCCATTATTACTTTATAAAATTGAAACAGAAATTTTTTCTTATAAAAAAAATATTAATTTAAAAAAATGTTTTAAAAAAATGTTAATTTATATTAATCAGGAAGAAAAAAATGGAAATAAAATTATTCATATAATGAAACATATGTTAAATATTTTTTATAATCATCCACAAGCAAAAAAATGGAAATTATATATTTTATATTGTATACATAATAAAAAAAATATATTTAATTTATTTAAAAAAATAAATAAAATTTTTGATAAAAAAAATAAAAATTTTTTTCATAAATACTAATATTAAATATTAAAAATATTATTTATACAATAATGTAAAATTTATATTTAAACATTTATATAAGAGAAACGGTTGTTTATGATAGATTTAAAAAAAAAAATAAATAAACTAAAAATTCCACCTCATTCATTAGAAGCAGAACAATCAGTTCTAGGTGGTTTAATGCTAGATAATCAACAATGGGATATAATTTCAGAAAATATTGTTGCTGAAGATTTTTATAATAGACAACATCAATTAATTTTCTATGAAATGAAAAGTCTAATTGAAAAAGGTTCTCCAATAGATTTAATTACATTATCAGAATCCTTAGAACAAAAAGGAGAACTAAATAATGTAGGAAGATTTTCTTACTTAGCAGAAATCTCTAAAAATACACCTAGTATTACTAACATTATTGCATATGCTGAAATAATCAGAGAAAGAGCAATTATACGTGAAATTATTTTAACAGCACACAATATT contains:
- the aroK gene encoding shikimate kinase AroK encodes the protein MNKDKKKNIFLVGPMGAGKSTIGRGLSKLLNMQFYDSDIEIEKRTGADIDWVFEVEGESEFRIREEKIINELTNKKGIILATGGGSILSSKSRDFLFSRGTVVYLRATVNEQFNRTKIDKKRPLLSNNNNKNKKILHDLFQIRDPLYKNISHIIIDTYNKKVKSIISDIIYYIRTSNLLN
- the tusB gene encoding sulfurtransferase complex subunit TusB codes for the protein MLHILLNSPYDISMSSLFSFSSACDDLICLQDGVILGVIDNIFLEKFYKNFNLIYFLENDLSARGFLKLAKKNQLIMINYCSFVLLTLSHNRNMTW
- the trpS gene encoding tryptophan--tRNA ligase, whose product is MLDFKKKDIMFTGIQPTGLPTLGNYCGTMYRWKNIQKDYQCFFCIADLHSLTTLKQDNTKDFFSSNILDMVALYLSCGVDPNNSVIFLQSHVYTHSQLYWILSNFVYFGELSRMTQFKKRLLYNNTQINLSLFSYPVLMAADILLYNTNFVSVGLDQKQHIELVRKIALRFNSIYDNIFIIPDILIESIGSKIMALQNPKKKMSKSDINVNNTIFLLDKIDVIYLKIKQSLTDSDNPSQIIFDPEKKPGISNLLSIFSSLTDTNISILEKRFKFYQYSSFKKILSDVICDTIFKIQKSYFYFRKNEDYLIDILKFGKKTALNYSKNNLKKIFSVLNLI
- a CDS encoding alpha/beta fold hydrolase, yielding MKKKIHWSIIGKGEINIVFFHGWGIHSIAWSKIIPILKLSFTLHVIDLPGFGKSVNCSVMNFKEISNYLLKKIKNKVIWLGWSMGGLIAHYMSLNYPNYTIAMVHVTSSPYFIKQKEWLGVSKNTLKTIKKNIFTNYNKFLKQFIILHVFDKKIKNLSINNLFLKKYPNPKKKAIEIGYQWLTEIDQRNEVLSNSIPILKIYGELDKIVPREICYKINYIHKNSNSVIIKGAKHAPFLSHPNIFCNILKKFIKNKKIDN
- the ssb gene encoding single-stranded DNA-binding protein, producing MASRGVNKVILIGYLGQDPDVRYMPNGGAVVNITIATSDIWKDKNTGETKEKTEWHRVVLFGKIAEISGQYLKKGSQVYIEGSLQTRKWKDQNGLDRYTTEVIVSVTGSMQMLGSRNTNNVSNTSIDKIQNISNNKNKSIRTNKLSNDDISSEYKNKSHLVDTTSKIDFDDEDIPF
- a CDS encoding NfuA family Fe-S biogenesis protein, translated to MITISDLAEKYIVKLLSKKKSNTNIRIFVNSPGTMYAECGMSYCDHQDIDDINDEVISFSKFNIYISKFMLPFLKNTIIDIIENDLGTQITLKAPYAKILKKSKKFSQLEFNVKRFLSTKINPKLLLHGGSVILIGISNTGIAIIKFSGGCNGCSMIDQTLKIGIEKRLIKHFPEISGVSDITNHVSGKHSYY
- the rpsL gene encoding 30S ribosomal protein S12, translated to MSTINQLVRTPRVRKLVKSNVPALSGCPQKRGVCTRVYTTTPKKPNSALRKVCRVRLTNGYEVTAYIGGEGHNLQEHSVILIRGGRVKDLPGVRYHVVRGSLDCSGVKDRKKGRSKYGVKKLKT
- the aroB gene encoding 3-dehydroquinate synthase, which codes for MIDKVHVNLNFNSYDIYIGSQLLKDESISSFFLSNKNSVIIINENVYNIILKNKLKTNFYNYIKDIKFFLIKDGENFKNFKTVEKIISFLLKKSYGRNLSLIALGGGVVGDITGFVASIYQRGVNFFQIPTTLLAQVDASIGGKTGINHSLGKNMIGSFWQPKGVLIDIDFLLTLPKKHIISGIAEIIKYAIIFDYNFFIWLEKNLLKILNLYENELLFCIKKCCELKVRIVENDEKENSSRAFLNLGHSFAHAIETYTGYGKWLHGDAVSVGIIMASYLSFQLNILKEDDLFRIIKIFHNIGLPIIGPKNMKPNDYLFLMLRDKKVLNGIIRLILPVTIGKVKIFSSIDQNFLLKSIKKFQKKYIF
- the rpe gene encoding ribulose-phosphate 3-epimerase — protein: MKNFLIVPSILSANFCNLENDIRKVLHAGCNLIHFDVMDNHYVPNLTMGPIILQSIKNNKIPVQIDVHLMASPVDSLISLFYNLNVKFITIHPETTNHLDKTIRIIKNIGCGVGIALNPATSLNFLDYVIDELDLILVMAVNPGFGGQCFLKHILKKIKYIRYLINKKKRNILLSVDGGINLSNFSSVIHSGADILVIGSAIFHSNDCVQAIEDFKNILI
- the tusD gene encoding sulfurtransferase complex subunit TusD, with the translated sequence MNFILFVTGPPYGTQNSITAFLFVKSILFLNHHIKKIFFYSSGVYNANIMISPPINEFNILKGWINLKEKYNLKLCICPSSAYRRGILLNKSIIKSKYIQEIYSSSFNLTSLSELSYSINNCDRIIQF
- the dusA gene encoding tRNA dihydrouridine(20/20a) synthase DusA, whose amino-acid sequence is MKNNYSNKFSVAPMLKYTDPHCLFFYRQLTKNTLLYTEMITTQKMLHSKNLFKKKQIKNNYPIAIQLAGNNPKHIAKCAKIAYKMGFNEINLNIGCPSKHAQLGNFGVCLMHKPILVYELIKSIYFTVPIPISVKIRIGTNKKNDYQSLKNFIKKVSKNKYCIKFIIHARIADLKIQSPKKNRRIPLLNYNYVYKIKKDLPHLIIIINGGIKSILEIKQHLQNVDGVMMGREIYKNPLLLYKIETEIFSYKKNINLKKCFKKMLIYINQEEKNGNKIIHIMKHMLNIFYNHPQAKKWKLYILYCIHNKKNIFNLFKKINKIFDKKNKNFFHKY
- the fusA gene encoding elongation factor G codes for the protein MVRITPVTQYRNIGISAHIDAGKTTTTERILFYTGINHKIGEVHDGAATMDWMVQEQERGITITSAATTTFWSGMANQFLPHRINIIDTPGHVDFTIEVERSMRILDGVVMIYCAVGGVQPQSETVWRQANKYKVPRIAFINKMDRMGADFFKVVNQIHTRLHTIAVPIQLSIGSEENFLGIVDLVKMKAIKWSQKDQGITFKYYEIPKELLPISKKWHINLVEIAAEADDDLMEKYLQDEDLKEQDIKIGLRKRALNNEITLITCGSAFKNKGVQALLDAIIEYLPSPKDIDETKNFIKDKKNTTLFRSSDDKQPFSALAFKIASDAFVGNLTFFRVYSGVVRSGDVVLNSVKSHTERFGRIVQMHANKREEIKEVRAGDIAAAIGLKNVTTGDTLCDVNHPIVLEKMDFPEPVISIAVEPKTKADQEKMGLALNRLAKEDPSFKVWTDNESNQTIIAGMGELHLEIIVDRMKREFNVDANIGKPQVAYRETILNKVIDIEGKHIKQSGGRGQYGHVVIDIFPLKPDESGYSFINDIKGGVIPGEYISSIDKGIQEQLKSGPLAGYPVVDIGIRLHDGSYHDVDSSELAFKLAASYAFKSAFKQANPILLEPIMQVEVETPEEYMGDVIGDINRRRGIIEGMVDDLIGGKNIKAYVPLSEMFGYATDLRSQTQGRASYSMEFIKYTEAPSSICDTIISKRKC
- the rpsG gene encoding 30S ribosomal protein S7, whose product is MPRRHIIGQRKILPDPKFSSDLLAKFINILMVNGKKSIAEEIVYSALSTLSKKMNKKELDIFISALDNVKPLVEVKSRRVGGSTYQVPVEVRPVRRNALAMRWIVEAARKRTDKSMSIRLTNELADAIENKGSAVRKREEVHKMADANKAFAHYRW